The following coding sequences lie in one Halogeometricum rufum genomic window:
- a CDS encoding LVIVD repeat-containing protein: MHRREFLRTGALLGAAGLSLSASGRVDAHPGPYEPYGSVDVDGTKEAVVSPDGTVAYLAASTGYATVDVSVPDRPRVLAEVREPVDEHENGPLRGIYDVKLDATDPETLVVVGPANPLPGAVAGVLVVDVSDPAAPERVSFFETAYPIHNCFARDGHAYLTRNDGDTNVLVVMDLQSGRAVGRWSLPDVDEAWTDVSNGRKSLHDVYVHEDTAYLAHWDAGTWILDVSDPTAPTHVGSVDAPDPTELAGSGRGEALVPPGNHHYVATDESGTLLGVGKESWARRVGTNDDDEESRLVGGPSGIDLWDVSDPAAPERHSTIDPPPSPNPTYGGVWTTAHNFEFRDGRLYSAWYRGGVKRHDVSDPSTPEELAWWRMPDEASFWTARLAKPGAETGFFVGASRGVDDVPGRLYTFPDHAGQQLSPPPLGDESNASGGSGDATATESLVVTPTPDAAGSNGTTAATDSAGTATRAPGFGPGVAAGALGVAAWRLLRRARRESRE, translated from the coding sequence ATGCATCGCCGTGAGTTCCTGCGCACGGGTGCCCTCCTCGGCGCGGCCGGTCTCTCGCTGTCGGCGTCCGGTCGCGTCGACGCTCACCCCGGCCCGTACGAACCCTACGGCTCCGTCGACGTCGACGGGACGAAGGAGGCCGTCGTCTCGCCGGACGGGACCGTCGCCTACCTCGCGGCGTCGACGGGGTACGCCACCGTCGACGTCTCCGTCCCCGACCGGCCCCGCGTCCTCGCGGAGGTGCGCGAACCGGTCGACGAACACGAGAACGGCCCGCTTCGCGGTATCTACGACGTGAAACTCGACGCGACCGACCCCGAGACGCTGGTCGTCGTCGGCCCGGCCAACCCCCTCCCCGGCGCCGTCGCGGGCGTCCTCGTCGTCGACGTGTCGGACCCCGCCGCGCCCGAACGCGTCTCCTTCTTCGAGACGGCGTACCCCATCCACAACTGCTTCGCCCGCGACGGCCACGCCTACCTGACGCGCAACGACGGCGACACGAACGTGCTGGTCGTGATGGACCTGCAGTCCGGCCGGGCGGTCGGTCGGTGGTCGCTCCCGGACGTCGACGAGGCGTGGACCGACGTGTCGAACGGACGGAAGTCGCTCCACGACGTGTACGTCCACGAGGACACCGCCTACCTCGCCCACTGGGACGCCGGCACGTGGATTCTCGACGTGTCGGACCCGACGGCGCCGACCCACGTGGGGAGCGTCGACGCGCCCGACCCGACCGAACTCGCCGGGTCCGGACGCGGCGAGGCCCTCGTCCCGCCGGGTAACCACCACTACGTCGCCACCGACGAGTCGGGCACGCTCCTCGGCGTCGGCAAGGAGTCGTGGGCGCGCCGCGTCGGCACGAACGACGACGACGAGGAGTCGCGTCTGGTCGGGGGACCGTCCGGCATCGACCTCTGGGACGTGTCGGACCCCGCCGCGCCCGAACGCCACTCGACCATCGACCCGCCGCCGTCGCCGAACCCGACGTACGGCGGCGTCTGGACCACCGCGCACAACTTCGAGTTCCGCGACGGCCGCCTCTACTCCGCGTGGTACCGCGGCGGCGTGAAGCGACACGACGTGTCCGACCCGTCGACCCCCGAGGAACTGGCGTGGTGGCGGATGCCAGACGAGGCGTCGTTCTGGACGGCCCGCCTCGCCAAACCGGGCGCGGAGACGGGCTTCTTCGTCGGCGCGAGTCGCGGCGTCGACGACGTTCCCGGCCGCCTCTACACGTTCCCCGACCACGCGGGCCAGCAACTGTCGCCGCCGCCCCTCGGCGACGAGTCGAACGCGTCCGGCGGGTCGGGCGACGCGACGGCCACCGAATCCCTCGTCGTGACGCCGACGCCCGACGCCGCCGGGTCGAACGGGACGACGGCGGCCACCGACTCCGCCGGCACGGCGACTCGCGCCCCCGGGTTCGGTCCCGGCGTCGCGGCGGGTGCCCTCGGCGTCGCCGCGTGGCGACTCCTCCGGCGTGCGCGGCGAGAGTCGCGCGAGTGA
- a CDS encoding NifU family protein, whose protein sequence is MSDDGDSLKRRIEDWMVGQMPIIQMHGGDSVVRKADEETGEVVVELGGACAGCGISNITANNIKSDLIMDFDDVTDVQVKVPSSGDHGASTVEGGRGGELQYGDEDPGHF, encoded by the coding sequence ATGAGCGACGACGGGGACTCACTGAAGCGGCGCATCGAGGACTGGATGGTCGGCCAGATGCCCATCATCCAGATGCACGGCGGCGACAGCGTCGTGCGGAAGGCCGACGAGGAGACGGGTGAAGTCGTCGTCGAACTCGGCGGGGCCTGCGCGGGGTGCGGCATCTCGAACATCACCGCGAACAACATCAAGTCGGACCTCATCATGGACTTCGACGACGTGACCGACGTGCAGGTGAAAGTCCCCAGTTCCGGCGACCACGGGGCCAGCACGGTTGAGGGCGGCCGCGGCGGCGAACTCCAGTACGGCGACGAGGACCCCGGGCACTTCTAA
- a CDS encoding HalOD1 output domain-containing protein, with amino-acid sequence MSGSPEDDVVVRQLDTDADDPALAVAEIVAELEGTDAARLQPTYDQLDHVLDHVFSTPPRPEAEIEISFTYEGYRITVEQNGRAEFVKL; translated from the coding sequence GTGAGTGGTTCACCCGAGGACGACGTGGTGGTGCGACAGTTGGACACTGACGCGGACGACCCGGCGCTCGCAGTCGCCGAAATCGTGGCCGAACTCGAAGGGACCGACGCGGCGAGACTGCAACCGACCTACGACCAGTTGGACCACGTCCTCGACCACGTGTTCTCGACCCCCCCGCGGCCGGAGGCCGAAATCGAGATTTCGTTCACCTACGAGGGCTACCGAATCACCGTCGAACAGAACGGACGGGCGGAGTTCGTCAAACTGTAG